The Myxococcota bacterium genome includes the window GGATGCCGACTGGGTCAACGTGCTGGGAGGGAGACTGTCGGGTTTCGTCCTGGCAGGACACGAGTATCAGCTGACGCAGATCGCCTTCGTGAACAACCCACCGCTCGCTTCGACGTCCGCCACGGCTTCGGGGGCGTTCTCGATCGCATTCTCCGCGGTGCCCGAGCCGACCACCGCGCTGCTGCTCGGTTTCGGGTTGGCCTTCCTGGGGCTGAGGAAAGAGGCCGACCGGATGCCGGCGGTCCATCGATAGAAACCCATCACCAAAGAAGGTTGGTACCCAAACCATGCTACTGAGAAGACTCTTCACCGCGTCGTTGGCCGTGTTACTTCCTTTTTCGGCCTCGGCTGTCGTGCACAACGGGACCATCACAGGCGATGAAGCGCAGGCCACCACTTGTTCGGTGGGGAGCACTTCGGAGATTCGGGGCACCGTCACCTACGACGATGTCACGGGACTCTTCAGCTGGAACTACAACTACGGTGACAACGCGCCCATCTTCGACGACGGTCTTCTCTTTGGCGGGGCGTCGGAGACCGTTTCTCACTTCCACCGTCAGGCGACCCCGGGGGTACCCGGCAGCGTGACCGTGGGCACCACGCCGCCCATCGGCTCGCCCAACTCGGGCTCGACGACGATCACCGCCGGGCAAGGCGCGGACCTTCTCGCGGAGCTCTGGTACCTGAATGTCCACTCGGCGATCTGTGCCGGGGGCGAACTGCGGGGTCAGGTGTTGTTCGCCGCCACGGCACCCGTTCCGAGCGCTTCGATGCTGACTCTCGGATTCG containing:
- a CDS encoding CHRD domain-containing protein; amino-acid sequence: MGSTSEIRGTVTYDDVTGLFSWNYNYGDNAPIFDDGLLFGGASETVSHFHRQATPGVPGSVTVGTTPPIGSPNSGSTTITAGQGADLLAELWYLNVHSAICAGGELRGQVLFAATAPVPSASMLTLGFASLAILGAALGLHRRPRRSER